Proteins from a single region of Chengkuizengella sediminis:
- the egtD gene encoding L-histidine N(alpha)-methyltransferase produces MMQPNHMILDLNPPISSLKEEVLKGLRQDQKQLHPKWFYDERGSKLFNQITTLPEYYLTRAEKEILTTFHSDICALIGHNSPLFELGCGSEEKIQLILESLQRGNRYVPIDISQEALNNTVEKLLDTFPLLDVKAIRADYTQALSFLCQSSKEQKVILFLGSTIGNLEENDREKFLCQLAKNINHHDGLLIGIDLKKSPLLLEAAYNDSQGITAEFNKNLLHRMNRELHANFQVEQFTHHAFFNNDKNRIEMHLISKTNQEVKIGDETFSFLSEETIHTENSYKFDLKEFEQALVKVGLCLRNFWTDKQNYFAVTYIEPIPK; encoded by the coding sequence ATGATGCAACCAAACCATATGATCCTTGATTTGAATCCTCCTATCTCCTCTTTAAAAGAAGAAGTCTTAAAGGGATTAAGACAAGACCAAAAACAGTTACATCCCAAATGGTTTTACGATGAAAGAGGCAGCAAACTTTTTAATCAGATCACCACCTTACCCGAATATTATTTAACCCGTGCAGAAAAAGAGATCTTGACCACATTTCATTCTGATATTTGTGCTCTGATTGGTCATAACTCTCCACTATTTGAGTTAGGATGCGGCAGTGAAGAAAAAATACAACTAATTTTAGAATCTTTGCAAAGAGGAAATCGATATGTCCCCATTGATATTTCTCAAGAAGCTTTGAATAATACCGTTGAAAAATTACTCGATACCTTTCCTTTATTGGATGTAAAAGCAATTCGTGCCGACTATACACAAGCCTTATCGTTTCTATGTCAGAGTTCAAAAGAACAAAAAGTTATTTTATTTCTTGGATCAACGATTGGAAACTTAGAAGAAAATGACAGGGAGAAGTTTTTGTGCCAATTAGCCAAAAATATAAACCACCATGATGGTTTACTTATTGGCATTGATTTAAAAAAATCACCCCTTTTATTAGAAGCAGCTTATAACGATTCACAAGGCATTACCGCTGAGTTTAACAAAAATTTGTTACACCGAATGAACAGAGAACTTCATGCAAATTTTCAAGTGGAACAATTCACACATCATGCTTTTTTCAACAATGATAAAAATAGAATCGAAATGCACCTTATCAGCAAAACGAATCAAGAAGTGAAGATTGGGGATGAAACTTTTTCTTTCCTTTCCGAAGAAACGATTCATACAGAGAATTCTTATAAGTTCGACCTCAAAGAATTCGAACAAGCATTAGTCAAAGTAGGACTTTGCTTGCGTAATTTCTGGACCGATAAACAAAATTACTTTGCCGTAACGTATATTGAACCCATCCCAAAATGA
- a CDS encoding MATE family efflux transporter, with translation MSTGQESILEKEMKEQKNEKDDDKLTKSILEGPIVPISLKLAIPILIANVLTLAYNIVDTLFVSAIDKHSTALISGLGLIFPIFVFIMAISSGLFIGISALVARGIGEKNNKLLDKTADSGLMLGLLISLLTILFGYLFSDNIVQKLAGTELSIEAMDYGLTYLYFLLPGLGFILVTQVLSGILQGEGLAKYVAFSMLISTLLNIILDPILIFGFDMGLAGASLATTISIMVSCLYVMSIFKKKSNIKVKWGIVHVDRKVIGEILKIAIPVLLVTVTSGVGLVFLNYIVSSISESAMNSWSLVGRSDEIFRMAGFAFATSTITLAGQNFGRGNLERVKQIYKTNVGLGLICCLLLALIYNLVAYPLFSLFSSVPEVVDNSVTQVRMLSLTFLGAMVSLISISIFQSTGKPLLGALLNFVIVILLTVPLAYVLVYQYDLGLYGIFISIGIVNGLFLFISYLLTQLYLKKLKFKNITNL, from the coding sequence ATGAGCACAGGACAAGAATCAATTTTAGAAAAAGAAATGAAAGAACAAAAAAATGAAAAGGATGATGATAAATTAACCAAAAGTATATTAGAAGGACCGATTGTCCCCATAAGTTTAAAACTAGCGATTCCTATATTAATCGCAAATGTTTTGACGCTTGCTTACAATATTGTAGATACATTATTCGTTTCAGCAATTGATAAACATTCAACTGCTTTAATAAGTGGTTTGGGACTGATTTTCCCTATTTTTGTTTTTATTATGGCTATATCCAGTGGCCTTTTTATTGGAATAAGTGCATTGGTTGCTAGGGGGATTGGTGAGAAAAACAATAAGTTACTTGATAAAACTGCAGATTCTGGATTGATGTTGGGCTTATTGATTTCCTTGTTGACCATTTTGTTTGGATATTTGTTTAGTGATAACATTGTTCAAAAATTAGCTGGTACCGAATTAAGTATTGAAGCAATGGATTATGGACTTACCTACTTATACTTCCTGTTACCTGGTTTAGGTTTTATACTAGTGACACAAGTATTATCTGGAATTTTACAAGGAGAAGGATTAGCTAAATATGTTGCCTTCTCAATGCTTATTTCAACACTATTGAATATTATTTTGGATCCGATTCTTATATTTGGTTTTGATATGGGGCTTGCAGGAGCTTCCCTAGCCACAACAATCTCAATCATGGTTAGCTGTTTATATGTTATGTCCATATTTAAAAAGAAGTCAAACATAAAAGTGAAATGGGGGATAGTTCATGTTGACAGGAAAGTTATTGGTGAGATCCTTAAGATTGCTATACCAGTTTTATTAGTGACGGTAACTTCGGGTGTAGGTTTAGTATTCTTGAATTATATTGTAAGTTCGATTAGTGAGAGTGCAATGAATTCTTGGTCATTAGTAGGAAGGAGCGATGAGATTTTTAGAATGGCTGGCTTTGCTTTTGCTACCTCTACGATTACTTTAGCTGGACAGAACTTTGGTAGAGGTAATTTAGAAAGGGTTAAACAAATTTATAAAACAAATGTGGGTTTAGGTCTGATCTGTTGCTTGTTATTGGCACTGATATATAACTTAGTCGCTTATCCTTTATTTTCTTTGTTTTCATCTGTACCAGAAGTGGTAGATAACAGTGTAACCCAAGTTAGAATGCTTTCTTTAACTTTTCTTGGCGCAATGGTATCACTTATTTCCATATCTATTTTCCAGTCAACAGGTAAACCTTTGTTAGGGGCTTTATTAAACTTTGTCATTGTCATACTTCTGACTGTTCCATTGGCTTATGTACTGGTTTATCAATATGATTTGGGGTTGTATGGGATTTTTATATCCATTGGCATCGTTAACGGATTATTTTTATTTATCTCGTATTTATTAACACAACTTTATTTGAAAAAATTGAAATTTAAAAATATAACTAATTTGTAA
- a CDS encoding DNA polymerase IV — MGMNKKERVIMLVDCQSFYASVEKAAHPQYKNKPVVVAGDPARRSGIVLAACPLAKKHGVVTAERLGEAMGKCPDLVVLKPQMQLYIDVSSQITQLLETFTDLVEPYSIDEQFLDLTNTQHLFGKPEQIAEQIQEKIMDATGVYTRVGISYCKVVAKMACDNFAKKNKKGIFELPKKDLQTVLWPLPIHKLFLVGSRMNTHLLRLGIHTIGDLANTPLSKLREKWGVNGELLWKIAKGMDASPVTPQTHEKQKGIGHQMTLPRDYWSKTELEVILLEITELVCRRCRMKGYMGSVISVGCRGADFDRPTGFHRQKKITVPTNVTNEVYETVRQLFYTHWDGSPVRSLGVSLTQLVNDQEYQLSWFDPFEKDRSLEKATDGLKDKYGDAIIMRAASVAEAGLAKDRAAKIGGHYK; from the coding sequence ATGGGAATGAATAAAAAAGAGCGTGTAATTATGCTGGTTGACTGTCAATCGTTTTACGCTTCGGTTGAAAAGGCAGCACATCCACAATATAAAAACAAACCTGTTGTCGTGGCCGGAGATCCTGCTCGCAGATCAGGTATTGTCCTGGCAGCTTGTCCATTAGCTAAAAAACACGGGGTGGTGACAGCGGAACGGTTGGGGGAAGCGATGGGTAAGTGCCCCGATTTAGTTGTCCTGAAGCCTCAAATGCAATTATATATTGATGTTTCTTCTCAAATTACTCAACTTTTGGAAACCTTCACCGATTTAGTTGAACCCTATTCTATTGATGAACAGTTTCTAGATCTTACAAATACGCAGCATCTATTTGGAAAACCAGAGCAAATTGCTGAACAAATTCAAGAAAAGATCATGGACGCTACAGGTGTATATACAAGGGTGGGCATTAGCTATTGTAAGGTAGTTGCAAAAATGGCGTGTGATAATTTTGCTAAAAAAAATAAAAAGGGAATTTTTGAGCTTCCTAAAAAAGATTTGCAAACTGTACTTTGGCCCTTGCCCATACACAAACTGTTTTTAGTGGGCTCCCGAATGAATACACATTTATTACGTTTGGGGATTCATACGATAGGAGATTTAGCAAATACACCACTTTCTAAACTTCGGGAAAAATGGGGGGTAAACGGAGAGTTGCTTTGGAAAATTGCCAAGGGCATGGATGCTTCCCCAGTAACACCTCAAACCCACGAAAAGCAAAAAGGGATTGGGCACCAAATGACATTACCGAGAGATTATTGGAGCAAAACAGAGCTCGAGGTTATTTTATTAGAAATAACAGAATTGGTTTGTCGTAGGTGTCGTATGAAAGGCTATATGGGTTCTGTTATTTCTGTAGGATGTAGAGGAGCTGATTTTGATCGTCCGACTGGGTTTCATCGACAGAAAAAAATAACAGTTCCAACAAATGTAACGAATGAAGTATATGAAACGGTTCGCCAGTTATTTTATACACATTGGGATGGCTCACCTGTACGCAGCCTCGGGGTTTCTTTAACACAGTTGGTAAATGATCAGGAATATCAATTGAGCTGGTTTGATCCATTTGAAAAAGATCGTTCGTTGGAAAAGGCGACAGATGGGTTAAAGGATAAGTATGGGGATGCGATTATTATGCGCGCAGCCTCTGTGGCTGAAGCGGGTCTAGCTAAAGACAGAGCAGCTAAGATTGGAGGACATTATAAGTGA
- a CDS encoding GNAT family N-acetyltransferase — MEHIKIPHQQELKFKDKTIYIEGPVSSAELKSLTMHERLVAFREPEEQQKALIEITSLPEGRIIIARNKNIVVGYVTFHYADELERWSKGNMEDLIELGAIEVAFPYRSYGLGKKMIQHAFFKNQLENYIVFTTEYYWHWDLKGSGLSVWDYRKMMERLMESAGMTWYATDDPEICSHPANCLMVRIGKNVPMSSEEKFDQVRFQRRFMY; from the coding sequence ATGGAACATATAAAAATCCCTCATCAACAAGAATTAAAATTTAAAGATAAAACAATTTACATAGAAGGTCCAGTTTCTTCAGCCGAATTAAAATCGTTAACCATGCATGAACGTTTAGTTGCCTTTCGTGAACCGGAAGAACAACAAAAAGCGCTAATTGAAATTACCTCCTTACCGGAAGGTAGAATCATCATTGCTCGGAACAAAAATATCGTCGTAGGTTACGTCACCTTCCACTATGCTGATGAATTGGAAAGATGGTCAAAAGGAAATATGGAAGATTTAATAGAGCTGGGTGCTATAGAAGTAGCTTTCCCCTATCGATCTTACGGTTTGGGAAAAAAGATGATTCAACATGCTTTTTTTAAAAATCAATTGGAAAATTATATCGTATTTACGACCGAATATTACTGGCACTGGGATTTAAAAGGCAGTGGCTTAAGTGTTTGGGATTATCGAAAAATGATGGAGAGGTTGATGGAATCTGCTGGTATGACATGGTACGCCACAGACGATCCTGAAATCTGCTCACATCCCGCAAACTGTTTAATGGTGCGCATCGGAAAAAACGTGCCGATGAGTTCAGAGGAGAAATTTGATCAAGTCCGTTTCCAACGCCGTTTCATGTACTAG
- a CDS encoding acetoin utilization protein AcuC — translation MSINSAFIYHPQTLNYKFNEHHPFNQKRLTLTIDLLKKSGALNEENMITPKPASDESIHAVHQTEFIQAVKGLSSPSPSKNALSQAEKFGLDKGDTPHFVNMHEITSIVAGGSIEASKQVMSGQYSHALHLGGGLHHAMPDRSAGFCVYNDAAIAIQYIRKNYGAKVLFVDTDVHHGDGVQWSFYADPEVFTFSIHETGKYLFPGTGYVTERGEDSGFGYNLNLPMQPYTEDESWLKCFSETLERIVRSFKPDVIVSLHGCDAHVYDPLSHIHCSMNIYLKMPQIIHNISHEYCNGKWIALGGGGYDIYRVVPRAWSLLWMVMTDHPLIHSLIEKPYLTLPEDWIQQWQKESPKILTNTWLDKRDEWDPMPRRAEITKQNEKTKEMALTYC, via the coding sequence GTGAGTATAAATTCAGCATTTATTTATCATCCTCAAACCTTAAACTATAAATTTAATGAACATCACCCTTTTAATCAAAAACGTCTAACTTTAACGATAGACCTACTGAAAAAATCCGGTGCTTTAAATGAAGAGAATATGATCACTCCAAAACCAGCTTCAGATGAATCTATTCATGCTGTACATCAAACCGAGTTTATTCAAGCAGTGAAGGGATTAAGCTCCCCTTCCCCATCAAAAAATGCATTGTCTCAGGCTGAAAAGTTTGGACTTGATAAAGGTGATACACCTCATTTTGTAAACATGCATGAAATTACATCTATCGTGGCTGGAGGCTCAATAGAAGCAAGTAAACAAGTCATGTCAGGACAATATTCACACGCTCTTCATTTAGGAGGAGGATTGCATCACGCCATGCCAGATCGATCAGCTGGTTTTTGTGTATACAACGATGCCGCAATTGCCATTCAATACATCCGTAAAAATTATGGTGCAAAGGTATTGTTTGTAGATACAGATGTGCATCATGGAGATGGGGTGCAATGGTCTTTTTATGCGGATCCAGAGGTTTTTACTTTCTCAATACATGAAACAGGCAAATACTTGTTTCCAGGTACAGGGTATGTAACCGAACGAGGCGAAGATAGCGGTTTTGGATATAATTTAAACCTTCCTATGCAACCGTATACAGAGGACGAATCGTGGCTAAAATGTTTCAGTGAAACATTGGAAAGAATTGTGAGGAGCTTCAAACCAGATGTCATTGTCAGCTTGCATGGCTGTGATGCACACGTATATGATCCTCTTTCACACATACATTGCAGCATGAATATTTATCTCAAAATGCCCCAAATTATTCATAACATATCTCATGAATACTGCAATGGAAAATGGATCGCACTCGGTGGCGGAGGATACGATATTTATCGTGTTGTACCAAGGGCATGGAGTTTGCTGTGGATGGTGATGACAGATCATCCATTAATCCATTCTCTTATAGAAAAACCATACCTTACTCTGCCTGAAGATTGGATTCAGCAGTGGCAAAAAGAAAGTCCAAAAATACTTACAAATACTTGGTTAGATAAAAGAGACGAATGGGATCCAATGCCTAGACGTGCGGAAATTACAAAACAGAATGAAAAAACAAAAGAAATGGCATTAACATATTGTTGA
- the egtB gene encoding ergothioneine biosynthesis protein EgtB produces MLEKYQYTRNLSLQIVEPLETEDFGIQGMVDVSPPKWHLAHTTWFFEDFILMDYTPRYYYYLEDARKLFNSYYETLSKPFPRSKRGLISRPTVREVLEYRRAVDEEIIGLLNQSDELDEKFYSLILLGIHHEQQHQELLITDLKYNFSINPLKPAYKEDIDNPSEYTSVLPLKWDYFEGGATTIGTNNQDFSFDNEQPAHKHYLYPFSIANRPVTNGEYLEFIEDNGYETAVNWLSDGWETVTKQKWKAPLYWEYINGTWFQFTLSGLKPIEKKQPVTHISFYEADAYARWTGNRLPTEQEWELAFRNAPVEGKFLENLLFNESYESDKTIFGTVWEWTSSPYTPYPQSARPEGALGEYNAKFMSNQMVLRGGSIATPCNHIRATYRNFFHPDKRWQFSGIRLAKEER; encoded by the coding sequence CTGTTAGAGAAATACCAGTATACAAGAAACTTATCACTACAAATTGTTGAACCCTTAGAAACTGAGGATTTTGGTATACAGGGCATGGTAGATGTAAGTCCTCCCAAATGGCATTTAGCCCATACAACCTGGTTTTTTGAAGACTTTATTTTAATGGATTATACACCTAGGTATTACTATTACTTAGAAGATGCAAGGAAGTTGTTTAATTCCTACTATGAAACATTAAGTAAACCGTTTCCAAGATCAAAAAGGGGTCTTATTTCTCGCCCAACAGTAAGAGAAGTACTAGAATACCGGCGTGCAGTTGATGAAGAAATCATTGGACTTTTAAATCAAAGTGATGAGTTAGATGAAAAGTTTTATTCCTTAATTCTATTAGGCATTCACCATGAACAGCAACATCAAGAACTTTTAATTACTGATCTTAAATATAATTTTTCAATTAACCCATTAAAGCCTGCCTATAAAGAAGATATTGATAATCCATCGGAATATACGTCAGTCCTACCCCTAAAATGGGACTATTTTGAGGGAGGAGCTACAACAATTGGAACCAATAATCAAGATTTTTCATTCGATAATGAACAACCTGCTCACAAACACTATCTATATCCTTTTTCAATCGCCAACAGACCCGTAACAAATGGTGAATATCTTGAATTTATCGAAGATAACGGTTATGAGACAGCCGTAAACTGGCTTTCTGATGGCTGGGAAACTGTTACAAAACAAAAGTGGAAAGCACCACTATATTGGGAATACATAAACGGAACTTGGTTTCAATTTACACTCTCTGGATTAAAACCCATAGAAAAAAAACAACCTGTTACACATATTAGCTTTTATGAAGCGGATGCTTATGCAAGATGGACCGGTAATCGCCTTCCTACCGAACAAGAATGGGAACTTGCATTTCGAAATGCACCAGTTGAAGGAAAGTTTCTAGAAAACCTTCTTTTTAATGAAAGTTACGAATCAGACAAAACCATTTTTGGTACAGTTTGGGAATGGACATCCAGCCCTTATACTCCTTATCCACAAAGCGCAAGACCAGAAGGGGCATTAGGAGAATACAATGCGAAATTCATGAGCAACCAAATGGTTTTACGTGGTGGGTCCATTGCTACTCCTTGCAATCATATTCGAGCAACTTATCGCAACTTCTTCCACCCAGATAAAAGATGGCAGTTTAGTGGCATTCGTTTAGCTAAGGAGGAACGATAA
- a CDS encoding YolD-like family protein produces MSKKLEGNGLWESSRMMLPEHKERINLYNEQRKKKKKPQLVEEEVGMISQRLSDSMLDGAEITIELFNENGKNQFATGIVSKMDSALRRIKLQFYNDDYEWIQFDIIVDVK; encoded by the coding sequence GTGAGTAAAAAATTGGAGGGAAACGGATTGTGGGAATCTAGCCGCATGATGCTTCCAGAACATAAAGAGCGTATTAATTTGTATAACGAACAGCGAAAGAAGAAGAAGAAACCACAGCTTGTTGAGGAAGAAGTTGGAATGATATCACAACGTTTGTCAGATTCAATGTTAGATGGTGCAGAGATTACAATAGAGCTATTTAATGAAAATGGGAAAAATCAATTTGCAACAGGAATAGTCAGCAAGATGGATTCGGCATTAAGGCGCATTAAATTACAATTTTATAATGATGATTACGAATGGATTCAGTTTGATATTATCGTGGATGTAAAATGA
- a CDS encoding LysE family transporter, with amino-acid sequence MSLLLIKHIVLGLSIAAPIGPINIEILRRGLSQGFWPSLFVGAGGMTADCILMFLMYQGFAQLLTLEGIQLTFIIFGAAVLMHTGLQSLRKQKESTMVNEWTHSNHTGLMDSFLTGAFIAAFNPLNVLFWLGIYGSVLSETFNDDNKIKAFFISSAVFIGIGLWNLNLALTVHFGRKSLKPSTLKWISFVASLIILGFGLHLSYQAIIRMLDMM; translated from the coding sequence ATGTCCTTACTTTTAATTAAACATATTGTTCTTGGGTTATCCATCGCAGCACCCATTGGGCCGATTAATATTGAAATTCTTAGAAGAGGATTATCTCAAGGATTCTGGCCGTCTCTCTTTGTAGGCGCAGGCGGAATGACTGCTGATTGTATCTTAATGTTCCTCATGTACCAGGGATTTGCACAACTGTTAACCTTAGAGGGGATTCAGCTTACTTTCATTATTTTCGGTGCGGCGGTGTTGATGCATACAGGTTTACAAAGTTTAAGAAAGCAAAAAGAATCAACAATGGTTAATGAATGGACCCACTCTAACCATACTGGATTGATGGATTCATTTTTAACAGGAGCGTTTATCGCTGCTTTTAACCCCCTAAATGTTCTTTTTTGGCTAGGTATATATGGATCAGTGTTAAGTGAAACCTTTAACGACGACAACAAAATCAAAGCATTCTTTATCAGCAGTGCTGTTTTTATAGGGATAGGGTTGTGGAACTTAAACTTAGCTCTCACCGTTCACTTTGGGAGAAAATCACTTAAACCAAGCACACTTAAATGGATCTCTTTTGTTGCAAGTCTTATCATACTAGGATTTGGCCTTCATTTAAGTTACCAAGCCATTATAAGAATGCTGGATATGATGTAA
- a CDS encoding stage VI sporulation protein F → MGYQEYGIPKALVERVKKKLQNDVYLERVKKALEGVTKKDLQSRTKVKALLQKASKILGIKVDTVISNKIIKFVIDQKIDPNNTFHMIKLWGMFR, encoded by the coding sequence ATGGGCTATCAAGAATATGGAATACCCAAAGCACTGGTGGAGCGTGTGAAGAAAAAATTGCAAAACGATGTATACTTAGAACGAGTAAAAAAGGCATTAGAGGGTGTTACAAAAAAAGATCTGCAAAGTCGTACAAAAGTGAAAGCTCTTTTACAAAAAGCGTCCAAAATTTTAGGCATCAAAGTTGACACAGTAATAAGCAATAAAATCATTAAATTTGTAATTGATCAAAAAATTGATCCAAACAATACATTTCATATGATAAAGTTGTGGGGAATGTTTAGGTAA
- a CDS encoding DUF2087 domain-containing protein, whose protein sequence is MKNSDLFWNASLEEMKCGFKEEEEYYTCLLCGEKVEKGIIYPNDGILYEASKYIRIHINRVHQSVFDYLIAMDKKITGLTDHQNTLLRLFYEGKNDKEVQKETGIGSASTIRNHRFALKEKERQSKSFLVMMELLKENDKKATNFVIPHQTATMVDDRYVVTEKESADILKKFFPEGTDGPLKTFSMKQKHKLVVLREITKKIESKRIYTEKELNQILATVYDDYVILRRYLIEYGFLDRKSDGSEYWLKEGEEMLNRKEAVQTYMDTKMEAGVYQIKNNQNQKVFIGSSMNLKSMNGKQFQLDMGSYPIKKLQSDYKKYGKDAFSFEVLELLEHKEDEHLDKWDVLKKLEEKWLSELQPYGDKGYNTKKSRK, encoded by the coding sequence ATGAAAAACTCAGACTTATTTTGGAATGCGTCACTTGAAGAAATGAAATGTGGATTTAAAGAAGAAGAGGAATATTATACATGTTTGCTTTGTGGTGAAAAAGTGGAGAAGGGGATTATTTATCCTAACGATGGTATTTTGTATGAGGCTAGCAAGTATATACGAATTCATATAAATCGAGTTCATCAATCGGTATTTGATTATCTTATTGCCATGGATAAAAAAATTACGGGTCTAACGGATCACCAAAACACGTTGCTCCGACTCTTTTATGAGGGGAAAAATGATAAAGAAGTTCAGAAGGAAACTGGAATAGGAAGCGCTTCTACGATTAGAAACCATCGTTTTGCTTTAAAAGAGAAGGAACGTCAGTCTAAAAGTTTTTTAGTGATGATGGAGCTTTTAAAAGAAAATGACAAAAAAGCAACTAATTTTGTTATCCCTCATCAAACAGCAACTATGGTGGATGATCGTTATGTTGTTACTGAAAAAGAAAGTGCAGATATCTTAAAAAAGTTCTTTCCTGAAGGTACTGATGGTCCCTTAAAAACATTTTCAATGAAGCAAAAACATAAGTTGGTTGTTCTGAGAGAAATCACTAAAAAAATTGAAAGTAAACGAATCTACACTGAGAAGGAACTGAATCAAATTTTGGCTACAGTGTATGATGACTATGTGATTTTAAGAAGGTATTTAATTGAGTATGGCTTTTTAGACAGAAAATCAGATGGTAGTGAGTATTGGTTGAAGGAGGGAGAAGAGATGTTGAATAGAAAAGAAGCGGTACAAACCTATATGGATACAAAAATGGAAGCGGGTGTGTATCAGATTAAAAATAATCAAAATCAAAAGGTTTTTATTGGTAGCAGTATGAACTTGAAATCTATGAACGGGAAACAATTTCAACTGGATATGGGTAGTTACCCTATTAAAAAATTGCAAAGTGATTACAAAAAGTATGGGAAAGATGCGTTTTCTTTTGAAGTATTAGAGCTCTTAGAACATAAAGAGGATGAACATTTAGATAAATGGGATGTTTTGAAAAAACTTGAGGAAAAATGGCTAAGTGAATTACAGCCATATGGAGATAAGGGGTATAACACGAAAAAATCGAGAAAATAA